Proteins encoded by one window of Fusobacterium perfoetens:
- a CDS encoding DJ-1/PfpI family protein, whose protein sequence is MKKFLLFISNGSEMLEISPFVDIFGWNEIVGDKKQKIKIVTISYGEIVNATWNLKIKTELKFDENFKYEDEYDGIIIPGGFGKAGYFNDIKKESFQNLIRKFYEKDKITVGICTGAIALGEAGILKGKKATTYFLDNKRYFNQLEKFGAFPVMKTLVKDGNIFTTANPQSALVLGFTLLELLTSKENMEKVAFNMGYSHICCENII, encoded by the coding sequence TTGAAAAAATTTCTTCTCTTTATTTCAAATGGCTCTGAAATGTTAGAAATTTCTCCCTTTGTGGATATTTTTGGATGGAACGAAATTGTTGGAGACAAAAAACAAAAAATTAAGATTGTAACAATTTCATACGGAGAAATTGTAAATGCTACATGGAATTTGAAAATAAAAACAGAGCTTAAATTTGATGAAAACTTTAAGTATGAAGATGAATATGATGGAATAATTATTCCTGGTGGTTTTGGAAAAGCAGGATATTTTAATGACATTAAAAAAGAAAGTTTTCAGAATCTTATAAGAAAATTTTATGAAAAAGATAAGATTACAGTAGGTATATGTACAGGTGCGATAGCTTTAGGGGAAGCAGGTATATTAAAAGGAAAAAAGGCTACAACATATTTTCTTGATAATAAAAGATATTTTAATCAGCTTGAAAAATTTGGAGCATTTCCTGTTATGAAAACTCTTGTTAAGGACGGAAATATTTTTACAACAGCAAATCCTCAGTCAGCACTTGTTCTTGGATTTACACTTCTTGAGCTTTTAACTTCAAAAGAAAATATGGAGAAGGTTGCTTTTAATATGGGATACTCTCATATATGCTGTGAAAATATAATATAA
- a CDS encoding FKBP-type peptidyl-prolyl cis-trans isomerase, whose amino-acid sequence MKIEEGKVVTLEFRVYDNKTNELLEDTKEVGPFFYIHGFGYFVPKVEEELEGKEAGYKTKVALTAEEGYGEYDEDLVMEMDRKDFAEFEDIYEGLDFIADLDDGSEQSFVITKIEDDVVTADGNHPFAGRDVRFEIEVTGVREATEKEIEAGEPLFQGF is encoded by the coding sequence ATGAAAATAGAAGAAGGAAAAGTAGTAACACTTGAATTTAGAGTTTATGACAACAAAACTAATGAACTTCTTGAAGATACTAAAGAAGTAGGACCTTTCTTTTATATCCATGGATTTGGATATTTCGTTCCAAAAGTTGAAGAGGAATTAGAAGGAAAAGAAGCAGGGTATAAAACAAAAGTAGCTCTTACAGCTGAAGAAGGATATGGAGAATACGACGAAGACTTAGTAATGGAAATGGATAGAAAAGATTTTGCTGAGTTTGAAGATATCTATGAAGGATTAGATTTCATAGCTGATCTTGATGACGGTTCTGAACAATCTTTTGTTATAACAAAAATAGAAGATGATGTTGTAACTGCTGACGGAAATCACCCATTTGCTGGAAGAGATGTAAGATTTGAAATAGAAGTTACAGGAGTAAGAGAAGCTACTGAAAAAGAAATAGAAGCTGGAGAACCATTATTTCAAGGATTTTAA
- the rpiB gene encoding ribose 5-phosphate isomerase B: MKIALGCDHGGYELKEKVKKHLIEKGHEVLDLGCHSTESVNYPVYGKAVGHAVVNKEADLGVIICGTGIGISIAANKVKGVRAALCMNTTMARLTKEHNNANVLAMGARMIGDVLALEIVDEFLTAEFQGGRHAERIAMLED; this comes from the coding sequence ATGAAAATAGCTTTAGGTTGTGACCACGGTGGTTACGAATTAAAAGAAAAAGTAAAAAAGCATCTTATAGAAAAAGGGCATGAAGTTTTAGATTTAGGATGTCATTCAACTGAATCTGTAAACTATCCTGTTTATGGAAAAGCAGTTGGACACGCTGTTGTAAACAAAGAAGCTGACTTAGGAGTTATTATCTGTGGAACAGGAATAGGAATTTCTATTGCTGCAAATAAAGTTAAAGGTGTAAGAGCTGCTCTTTGTATGAATACAACAATGGCAAGACTTACTAAAGAACACAATAATGCCAATGTTCTTGCAATGGGTGCAAGAATGATAGGAGATGTACTTGCTCTTGAAATCGTAGATGAGTTCTTAACTGCTGAGTTCCAAGGTGGAAGACATGCAGAAAGAATAGCTATGCTTGAAGACTAA
- a CDS encoding histidine triad nucleotide-binding protein, with protein sequence MASIFTKIINREIPAAIVFENDKVIAFKDINPQAPVHILVVPKKEIATVNDIKEEDKELIGEVYLAIGKIAADLGIAEEGYRVIANCNEYGGQEVFHIHFHLLGGKKLGPLV encoded by the coding sequence ATGGCATCTATTTTTACAAAAATAATCAATAGAGAAATACCTGCTGCTATAGTTTTTGAAAATGATAAGGTTATAGCTTTTAAGGATATAAATCCTCAGGCACCTGTACATATTCTTGTTGTTCCCAAAAAAGAAATAGCAACAGTAAATGATATAAAAGAAGAAGACAAGGAACTTATTGGTGAAGTTTATCTTGCCATAGGAAAAATTGCTGCTGATTTGGGAATAGCAGAAGAGGGATACAGAGTAATTGCAAACTGTAATGAGTATGGAGGACAAGAAGTATTTCATATTCATTTCCATCTTCTTGGAGGAAAAAAATTAGGTCCTCTTGTATAG